A window of Nostoc sp. PCC 7120 = FACHB-418 genomic DNA:
GGCGAAAGTCGCACGCCCAGATTTAACAGAGAGGTGCGGCGGATAATACCGCCCATCGACTCTAACCAATGCCTAGCGAAATATGCACTAGAGCCAGCACACGAAGCAACTTTCCATGAACATAGCTATGGATTTAGACCCGGACGCTCTACCCATGATGCCCAAAGTCAGATAGCCAACTATCTAGCATCCAGTAAAGGAGGCATCAACAAGAGAATCCTTGAGCTTGACATAGAAAAATGCTTCGATAGGATAAATCACTCCACCATAATGTCCAACCTTATCGCCCCACAAGGGCTAAAACAGGGAATATTCCGAGCATTAAAGGCAGGAATAAACCCAGAATTTCCCGAACAAGGAACACCTCAAGGTGGTGTGGTAAGTCCATTATTAGCAAACATCGCCTTAAATGGTATCGAGGATTTACACCAATACCACGACTGCAATTATAAGAAAATAACACCAAGTACACCGGAAAGGAACATCAAGAAAGCTTGTGTAAGATACGCCGATGATATGGTGTTCTTCTTAAGACCAGAAGACGATGCAGAAGAAATACTTGAGAAAATCAGCCAATTCCTAGCACAAAGAGGACTAAAGATCAGCGAGAAAAAGACCAAGCTAACCGCCTCGACAGATGGATTTGACTTTCTAGGCTGGAATTTCTATGTACAGCAAAACGGAAAGTTTAGATGTGTTCCCTCAGAGGAAAACTACAAAGCATTCCGTAAGAAAGTTAAGAAAATCGTCAACTGCTCGAATTATGGTGCTAAGGTGAAAGCCGAAAAACTTGCGCCAATAGTTAGAGGATGGAGACAATATCATAAGTTCTGCAAAATGGATGGGTCACGTTTCAGACTATGGCACACCAGAGATAGAGCTTTTAGAGTATTCAACAAAGAAACCAAACAGGATAGGCACTCAGCCGAAAAACTCACACAAGAGGCATTCCCCACGGTTCCTTACTCCGAAAACGCCCATATCAAAGTCAAAGGTAATAAATCGCCCTTTGATGGAGACTTAACTTACTGGAGCAAAAGAAACAGTAAATTATACGACGGCAGAACCTCAAAACTATTACAAAAGCAGCATCATACCTGTGGATACTGTGGATTAAGTATGCTCTCAGATGAGAGGGTACACCTACACCACATAGACAATAATCATAATAACTGGAAGGATTCAAACCTGATAGTAGTACATGAAAGTTGTCACGATTACATCCACATGAGCAAAAGAGGAAGTGAAATTTATCCAATTCCCTAGCGTGAAATCCCGTAATTAGGTGATAGGGAACAAAGATAGAAGGTAACTAACCCCTAAGAACATCGGAAGCTGGATGAAATGAAAGTTTCACGTCCAGATTTAACTGAGAGGTGCGGATGATAATACCTCCCATCGACTCAACCCAATGCTACAAATTAAAAGTAGTAGGAATAGCGGATTGAAATGGTCGGAGGTCGCGTTATTTTAAAAAACTCTAATTCCTTTCGTGAGCGAAAAGCTATTTAATCAACAATTAGAGTCGGGCTGCGAAGCTTGCCAAGCAACTGATGTAATCATCTACACCCCGCTAACAAACTGGGCGTATCACATGGTAGACACGAATATTTATAAGTTGGCAACTAAATTATTAAACTAAGAGTCTTATTCATTATGTAATTCACTTTGCTCTATTAATACTTTGTATGAGTAAAAATATAAAAGCAATTTCTATCGCAATGTTGATATTTGCTTCGATATTATCAAAATGGAGAGATTACAGAAAATTGTATCGAATCGTTTAATAAGGTCTGATTTACGTTCTCTGTTTTCTTCAGAATCGGAGTTTGGGGAATAGCTGCATTAATTATTTATAAATCTTTTAGAGGTAATAAGGAAATCACATCATAATGACAAAATTTAACTATAAATCATCTCTTTATCTCTTCAATACAATTTTTCTGATTTCCCTTACTACTTTGGGAACAATGGTAATGATACCATTTGCTGTTGAATCTAAGATACCAAAGAAAACCTCTAATTCCATCTCTCCTTTTTGCAAAGTATTATCGGAAAAATTTAGTCCCTTCGGTGCTGCTCCCGATTTATCAGTAGCTTTAGGTAAGGCCATTGCCGAAGGAGGTAATTTGAATCAACCCTGCGATATCTTTGGTGAAAAGTGGCTACCGCTCAACTTTTTACTATCCACAGACGAAGAACTGTCTCAGCGTTTAATCCAAACTGGGGTAAATGTAAATGCCAAGGATGGGAAAGGAGATACTCCCCTACATTATTTAGGAAAATCTGAGAAAAATGCGCGATTA
This region includes:
- a CDS encoding group II intron reverse transcriptase; this translates as MPRLYPHGQKGNTLRISEAGCGESRTPRFNREVRRIIPPIDSNQCLAKYALEPAHEATFHEHSYGFRPGRSTHDAQSQIANYLASSKGGINKRILELDIEKCFDRINHSTIMSNLIAPQGLKQGIFRALKAGINPEFPEQGTPQGGVVSPLLANIALNGIEDLHQYHDCNYKKITPSTPERNIKKACVRYADDMVFFLRPEDDAEEILEKISQFLAQRGLKISEKKTKLTASTDGFDFLGWNFYVQQNGKFRCVPSEENYKAFRKKVKKIVNCSNYGAKVKAEKLAPIVRGWRQYHKFCKMDGSRFRLWHTRDRAFRVFNKETKQDRHSAEKLTQEAFPTVPYSENAHIKVKGNKSPFDGDLTYWSKRNSKLYDGRTSKLLQKQHHTCGYCGLSMLSDERVHLHHIDNNHNNWKDSNLIVVHESCHDYIHMSKRGSEIYPIP